A genomic region of Candidatus Aegiribacteria sp. contains the following coding sequences:
- a CDS encoding FMN-binding protein — protein MLKIRYDKMVRTFRDEKVEAVNLQVIEDGVYTGSFGEFLVSVTMDVTVSDNRITDIDIIEQNGGPGYEAEETLDRILEAQSPVVDVVSGATGSSRCIMIAVYKALSDKN, from the coding sequence TTGCTCAAGATCCGCTACGATAAGATGGTTCGGACCTTCAGAGATGAGAAGGTAGAGGCGGTAAACCTGCAGGTGATCGAGGATGGTGTTTACACAGGGAGTTTCGGGGAATTTCTGGTTTCGGTCACGATGGATGTAACGGTTTCTGATAACCGGATTACCGATATTGATATAATTGAACAGAATGGCGGACCCGGCTACGAAGCAGAAGAGACGCTTGATCGTATCCTTGAAGCCCAGAGTCCGGTTGTTGACGTTGTTTCCGGAGCAACCGGCAGCAGCAGATGTATCATGATTGCCGTTTACAAAGCATTATCTGACAAGAACTGA